One window of Chryseobacterium sp. JJR-5R genomic DNA carries:
- a CDS encoding penicillin-binding transpeptidase domain-containing protein, with the protein MQKPNEYDSKRKKTLKWGYLFTGVALCMFVMFLARIVILQNTNVQEIKDDYINKNYREATLKAARGNLFASDGSILATTVMRYDIYLDFKTMKDTVYTNNIGALTDSLSRMFGKPRPEFRKKFDEQRKKKNQYYMLVKGLDFDQYDRIRKFPIFKRGKNKGGFIVDRNYKRELATSEIGAGTIGMDNGEYSSGLEGAFSKYLRGTDGKRLEQRINSSQWKPIDYWKVKEPVDGEDVYTTLDLRIQDIAHSALEKQLINFEAKHGTVIVMEVETGKVRALVNLRRDEDGNFVDSYNYALKDNIEPGSTFKTISLLAAMDDGFIDENTTVDVGNGVWVYAKQRISDGHGHGIYDISDVLAKSSNVGTAKLITKYYAEKPQIFLDHLKRWKLFDKMDIELPGITKPKIITPEHKRWNAATLASIAYGYSSNINLLQLTSFYNGVANGGKMLKPLFIDKIMKDGKLMYTAKPEVMVNKMASEKAIKMMTSALTKAVEKGTGKSIFTPNLKMAGKTGTARFEYWLPGPMKYRASFAGFYPVDKPKYTCYVMISEPNTAKGFYGGTVSAPVFKEIAGKTFLKTPQNIEKEMLVDRKVNLNKMVEPNVRVAVNNKQMPGVVGLIGKNVIPQLENLGYRVDFKGVGRITEQFPLEGTIISKNQRIYLSLQN; encoded by the coding sequence ATGCAAAAACCGAATGAATACGACAGCAAGCGTAAAAAAACGTTAAAATGGGGCTACCTCTTTACGGGGGTGGCTTTGTGCATGTTTGTCATGTTCCTGGCGAGGATCGTAATCCTTCAGAACACCAATGTACAGGAGATCAAAGACGATTACATCAATAAAAATTACCGTGAGGCAACTCTAAAAGCAGCCCGCGGAAACCTGTTTGCTTCAGACGGCTCTATTCTCGCAACAACCGTTATGCGGTACGACATCTACCTTGATTTCAAAACCATGAAGGATACGGTTTACACCAATAATATCGGTGCATTAACCGATTCTCTGAGCAGGATGTTCGGAAAGCCGCGGCCTGAATTCAGAAAGAAATTTGATGAGCAGAGAAAAAAGAAAAACCAGTATTATATGCTGGTAAAAGGCCTTGATTTCGACCAGTATGACAGAATCAGAAAATTCCCGATTTTTAAGAGAGGGAAAAACAAAGGCGGCTTCATCGTAGACAGAAACTATAAGCGCGAGCTTGCCACTTCAGAAATCGGAGCCGGAACCATCGGGATGGACAACGGCGAATACAGTTCCGGGCTTGAAGGCGCTTTCTCAAAATACCTGAGAGGAACAGACGGGAAAAGACTGGAACAAAGGATCAATTCGTCCCAATGGAAACCGATTGATTACTGGAAAGTAAAAGAACCGGTAGACGGCGAGGATGTCTATACCACATTAGACCTCAGGATCCAGGATATTGCCCATTCAGCGCTGGAAAAACAGCTGATCAATTTCGAGGCTAAGCACGGGACCGTAATCGTTATGGAAGTAGAAACCGGAAAAGTGCGCGCCCTGGTAAACCTGAGACGGGATGAAGACGGAAATTTCGTTGATTCCTACAATTATGCTTTAAAAGATAATATTGAGCCGGGTTCCACATTTAAAACCATTTCGCTTCTGGCAGCCATGGATGACGGCTTTATTGACGAAAATACCACGGTGGACGTAGGAAACGGAGTCTGGGTCTATGCCAAGCAAAGAATCTCAGACGGGCACGGCCATGGCATCTATGACATCAGTGATGTACTGGCGAAATCCAGCAATGTGGGAACTGCAAAACTGATTACAAAATATTACGCAGAGAAACCGCAGATTTTCCTGGACCACCTGAAAAGATGGAAACTGTTCGACAAGATGGATATCGAGCTCCCGGGCATCACCAAACCGAAAATCATAACACCGGAACATAAAAGATGGAATGCCGCAACCCTGGCCTCCATTGCTTACGGATATTCATCAAACATTAATTTGTTGCAGTTAACCTCATTCTACAACGGGGTTGCCAACGGCGGTAAAATGCTGAAGCCTTTATTTATTGATAAGATCATGAAGGACGGAAAACTGATGTACACCGCAAAGCCGGAAGTGATGGTGAATAAAATGGCATCGGAAAAAGCCATTAAAATGATGACCAGCGCACTGACAAAAGCCGTGGAAAAGGGAACCGGAAAGAGCATCTTCACTCCGAACCTCAAAATGGCAGGAAAAACAGGGACTGCAAGGTTTGAATACTGGCTGCCCGGCCCTATGAAATACCGCGCTTCATTTGCCGGCTTCTACCCTGTTGACAAGCCGAAATATACCTGTTATGTGATGATCAGTGAGCCGAATACCGCAAAAGGATTTTACGGGGGAACTGTCTCTGCACCGGTATTTAAAGAAATTGCAGGAAAGACATTCCTGAAAACACCGCAGAATATAGAAAAAGAAATGCTGGTCGACAGAAAGGTAAACCTGAACAAAATGGTTGAGCCGAATGTAAGAGTAGCCGTTAACAATAAGCAGATGCCCGGTGTAGTGGGATTAATAGGTAAAAACGTTATTCCGCAGCTGGAAAATTTGGGGTACCGCGTGGATTTCAAAGGGGTCGGAAGGATCACGGAACAGTTTCCTCTTGAAGGCACCATAATCAGTAAAAACCAAAGGATTTATTTATCCCTGCAGAATTAA
- a CDS encoding FtsL-like putative cell division protein, whose product MAKRTTYRPQKKLTFIDIVKGNFLNRDEVKIHYKYFLLLFVLMMAIIYSNHLVNKKIKIVNALKEETEEYKSRNAYAQSKLIKVKMESQLGKEVARDSLMTLENHPHKLLIKLDSTDAKTE is encoded by the coding sequence TTGGCAAAAAGAACAACATACCGCCCTCAGAAAAAATTAACTTTTATAGATATTGTAAAAGGGAATTTCCTGAACCGTGATGAGGTAAAAATACACTACAAGTATTTTTTGCTGTTGTTTGTGCTGATGATGGCCATCATCTACAGCAACCACCTGGTGAATAAAAAAATAAAAATCGTTAACGCGTTAAAGGAAGAAACAGAAGAATACAAATCAAGAAACGCTTATGCACAAAGTAAGCTGATCAAAGTAAAAATGGAATCTCAGCTGGGAAAAGAAGTAGCCAGGGACTCTTTGATGACCCTGGAAAACCATCCTCATAAACTCCTAATCAAACTGGACAGTACAGATGCAAAAACCGAATGA
- the rsmH gene encoding 16S rRNA (cytosine(1402)-N(4))-methyltransferase RsmH, with protein sequence MYHNPVLLRQSVDDLVTNPDGIYVDCTFGGGGHSREILSRLSDKGKLFSFDQDLDALENKIDDSRFTLINQNFRFLENSLLMYGISQTDGILADLGVSSHQFDQAERGFSTRSNAPLDMRMNVMQILDAKRVINDYEEDQLADIFYYYGELREARKLARDIVYHRKIKKINTTEDLKKLFSYLPPHKVNKFYAQLFQAIRIEVNQELEALKEMLVQSYNSLKPEGRLVVISYHSLEDRLVKRFLKNGMFEGEPERDIYGNYKKAFELVKSKAIIPDDKEIEENSRARSAKMRTGIKL encoded by the coding sequence ATGTATCATAACCCCGTTTTGCTGAGACAAAGTGTTGATGATTTGGTGACGAATCCGGACGGAATATACGTGGACTGTACTTTTGGCGGTGGCGGACACTCCAGGGAAATACTGAGCAGGCTGTCCGATAAAGGAAAGCTTTTCAGCTTTGACCAGGACCTGGATGCACTTGAAAATAAAATTGACGACTCCCGGTTTACACTTATTAACCAGAACTTCAGGTTTCTGGAGAATTCCCTGCTGATGTACGGCATTTCGCAGACAGACGGTATCCTGGCAGACCTGGGTGTTTCATCCCATCAGTTTGACCAGGCAGAACGAGGCTTTTCAACAAGAAGCAACGCGCCGCTGGATATGCGGATGAATGTAATGCAGATCCTTGATGCCAAAAGGGTAATCAATGATTATGAAGAGGACCAGCTTGCGGATATCTTTTATTATTACGGTGAACTGAGGGAAGCAAGAAAACTGGCAAGGGACATTGTGTACCACAGGAAGATCAAAAAAATAAATACTACGGAAGATCTGAAAAAACTGTTCAGCTATCTTCCGCCCCATAAGGTCAATAAATTTTATGCCCAGCTGTTTCAGGCAATAAGGATCGAAGTCAACCAGGAACTTGAGGCCTTAAAAGAAATGCTGGTTCAGTCCTATAACAGTCTGAAGCCGGAAGGAAGGCTGGTGGTTATTTCTTACCATTCGCTCGAAGACAGGCTGGTGAAAAGATTCCTGAAAAACGGAATGTTCGAAGGCGAGCCGGAAAGGGATATTTACGGAAACTATAAAAAAGCATTTGAACTGGTAAAGAGCAAAGCAATTATTCCTGATGACAAGGAAATTGAAGAAAACTCAAGGGCCAGAAGTGCAAAAATGAGAACAGGAATAAAATTATAA
- the mraZ gene encoding division/cell wall cluster transcriptional repressor MraZ, translating into MKNFIGTYECKIDDKGRLKVPSSLIKQMEDLEDKAFVVKRSVFQPCLEVYPMHAWDKVMGKINKLNRFIKKNADFIRMFTAGVKTAELDSAGRLQISKDLTHFANLQKDIVITSAGELFEIWDKEAYEKVISTNEEDFAGLAEEVMGAFDEE; encoded by the coding sequence ATGAAGAATTTCATTGGAACATATGAGTGCAAGATTGACGATAAAGGCCGGCTGAAAGTCCCTTCCTCTCTGATTAAACAGATGGAAGATCTGGAAGATAAGGCATTTGTAGTTAAAAGATCCGTGTTCCAACCCTGCCTTGAAGTATATCCTATGCATGCATGGGATAAAGTGATGGGCAAAATTAACAAGTTGAACAGATTTATTAAAAAAAATGCTGATTTCATCAGAATGTTTACGGCAGGCGTGAAAACGGCAGAACTGGACAGCGCAGGAAGACTGCAGATTTCAAAGGATCTGACGCATTTTGCAAATCTTCAGAAAGATATTGTAATTACCAGTGCAGGAGAATTATTTGAAATCTGGGACAAGGAAGCGTATGAAAAGGTGATCTCTACCAATGAAGAAGATTTTGCCGGCCTTGCAGAAGAGGTAATGGGTGCATTTGATGAAGAATAA
- a CDS encoding alpha/beta hydrolase, whose protein sequence is MIFSTKKEKKYTFVEAGEGHPLVLLHGLMGGLSNFDKMVDFFSNRGFKVYVPQLPIYDLPVLNTNLTTIAKYIIKFIESHIEGPVSIVGNSMGGHVGLILALARPDLVKNLVLTGSSGLYERTFGDSFPRKNDRSYIRKKTEDVFYDPAVATEDLVDEVFGVVNDRMKGIKTVMLARSAIKHNMLHDLPKILTPTCLIWGRQDNVTPPEVAEDMHKFIPNSDLFWIDKCGHAAMMEKPDEFNEILYGWIKDKI, encoded by the coding sequence ATGATATTTAGTACGAAAAAAGAAAAGAAGTATACCTTTGTTGAGGCGGGAGAAGGACATCCATTGGTGCTGCTGCACGGTTTAATGGGTGGTTTAAGTAATTTCGATAAGATGGTTGATTTTTTTTCTAACCGGGGATTTAAGGTATATGTTCCCCAGTTGCCGATCTACGATTTGCCGGTACTCAATACCAATCTTACTACGATAGCAAAATATATCATCAAGTTTATAGAAAGCCACATTGAAGGGCCTGTAAGTATTGTAGGGAATTCCATGGGCGGCCATGTAGGGCTTATCCTGGCTCTGGCAAGACCGGACCTTGTTAAGAACCTTGTGCTTACGGGAAGTTCAGGCCTGTATGAGAGAACATTCGGTGACAGTTTTCCCAGAAAAAACGACCGTTCCTATATCAGAAAAAAAACAGAGGATGTTTTCTATGATCCTGCTGTTGCTACCGAAGACCTGGTTGACGAAGTGTTCGGGGTAGTGAATGACAGGATGAAAGGCATTAAAACCGTAATGCTGGCAAGAAGTGCCATCAAACACAATATGCTGCATGATTTACCTAAAATTCTGACGCCTACATGTCTTATATGGGGAAGGCAGGATAACGTAACGCCGCCTGAAGTGGCTGAAGACATGCATAAATTTATCCCGAATTCAGACCTGTTCTGGATTGATAAATGCGGACATGCGGCGATGATGGAAAAGCCTGATGAATTCAACGAGATTCTGTATGGCTGGATAAAAGACAAAATTTAA
- the yihA gene encoding ribosome biogenesis GTP-binding protein YihA/YsxC, producing the protein MVIKTATFVKSSGKWQDCPEPNLPEYAFIGRSNVGKSSLINAMMNHKDLAKTSGTPGKTQLINHFLVNENWYLTDLPGYGYAKVSKSIRKDFEKLITNYILNRRNLVNLFVLVDSRHKPQLIDLEFIQWCGESGVPFSIVFTKADKLKPNVVISNVEDYKKELHKTWEDLPELYVTSAEKKEGVDEILKFIKKTNEFLTLNHVTFDE; encoded by the coding sequence ATGGTTATTAAAACAGCAACGTTTGTCAAGAGCAGCGGAAAATGGCAGGACTGCCCGGAACCCAACCTTCCCGAATATGCTTTTATCGGGAGGTCAAATGTCGGGAAATCCTCATTGATCAATGCCATGATGAACCACAAAGACCTGGCTAAAACTTCAGGGACTCCGGGAAAAACGCAGCTCATCAATCATTTTTTAGTGAATGAAAACTGGTACCTTACCGATTTGCCGGGATACGGGTATGCCAAAGTTTCCAAATCCATCAGGAAAGATTTTGAGAAGCTGATTACCAATTACATCCTCAACCGCAGAAACCTGGTGAACCTTTTTGTTCTGGTTGACTCCAGGCATAAGCCCCAGCTGATAGACCTGGAATTCATCCAGTGGTGCGGCGAAAGCGGCGTGCCGTTTTCCATTGTGTTCACCAAAGCGGATAAACTGAAGCCTAATGTAGTAATTTCCAATGTGGAAGACTATAAAAAAGAACTGCATAAAACCTGGGAAGACCTTCCTGAGCTGTATGTAACGTCTGCCGAAAAAAAGGAAGGCGTCGACGAAATCCTGAAATTTATCAAAAAGACCAATGAATTTTTAACATTAAACCACGTGACTTTTGATGAGTGA
- a CDS encoding GNAT family N-acetyltransferase, with the protein MSDIVWKIKSFDEFTVPELYAVLKARIDVFVVEQNCPYPDLDGYDQKAIHLWAEEDGEVLAGCRIFNKGIKYDEASIGRVLTTEKARGKSLGKQLIKYAVETVENRFHTSEIRISAQDYLLKFYSGFGFEDTGRKYLEDGIPHTEMLRK; encoded by the coding sequence ATGAGTGATATTGTGTGGAAAATCAAGTCTTTTGATGAATTTACCGTTCCTGAATTATATGCTGTCCTGAAAGCCAGAATCGATGTTTTTGTAGTGGAGCAGAACTGCCCGTATCCTGATCTTGACGGTTATGACCAGAAAGCAATCCATCTCTGGGCAGAGGAAGACGGGGAAGTCCTGGCCGGCTGCCGGATTTTCAATAAAGGGATCAAATACGATGAAGCTTCTATCGGAAGGGTATTGACCACGGAAAAAGCAAGGGGCAAAAGCCTGGGAAAACAGCTGATCAAATATGCGGTGGAAACAGTTGAGAACCGTTTCCATACTTCTGAAATCAGGATTTCCGCACAGGATTACCTGCTGAAGTTCTACAGTGGTTTCGGGTTTGAAGATACAGGCAGGAAATACCTGGAAGACGGCATTCCGCACACGGAAATGCTCAGGAAATAA
- a CDS encoding beta-carotene 15,15'-monooxygenase, whose amino-acid sequence MDTTSIKNLFKLKSSPAEPVQEELPETEINPDEESSEESRKRTYHESGYRDSSRTSGNHSTLSICLDAVYSRFQNEEKEMVEKQQKLKESYVNEQKNRETEIKAFTVSVETKEEQVKNKNKEIEIHQQDAEALKAEILDLPRNPEKYNVKATRGASAKFWIGAIILTFITLYLLTFYISTSYSAFFKVFDSKITLIQNVLDAKAWEKAWDDGLIEGAFVTLIPFVFLGLGYLIHMFWENKTRINYIKIGVLLAITFVFDIILAYQIEFRLYNFEKVFDSPPFDLKIAFSHVQFWAIIFAGFIVYIIWGLVFDFVMKEHREKDRIKNEQEIRQKKVEFLTEKANALKKEIEDINANIGSIKESVIKTRGRIEELQNIIDGVIIPTKDYKMYASEYVQGWITFIGERIAVSRTEKQIMIDSCIDTYNTNLDTVGANDNNQNLVYLSSL is encoded by the coding sequence ATGGATACCACCAGTATAAAAAATTTATTTAAATTAAAATCCTCTCCGGCAGAACCTGTACAGGAAGAGCTTCCTGAAACTGAAATAAACCCGGATGAGGAGTCTTCAGAAGAAAGCAGGAAACGGACTTATCATGAATCCGGTTACAGAGACAGTTCAAGGACCAGCGGGAACCATTCAACTTTATCCATCTGCCTGGATGCAGTATACTCCAGGTTCCAGAATGAAGAAAAGGAAATGGTGGAAAAACAGCAGAAGCTGAAAGAATCCTATGTCAATGAACAGAAAAACCGGGAAACCGAAATCAAAGCATTTACCGTTTCCGTGGAAACCAAAGAAGAGCAGGTAAAAAATAAAAATAAAGAAATTGAAATCCATCAGCAGGATGCTGAAGCTTTAAAAGCGGAAATCCTGGACCTGCCGAGAAACCCTGAAAAGTACAACGTAAAAGCGACGAGAGGTGCCTCTGCAAAATTCTGGATCGGAGCAATTATTCTTACATTTATTACTTTATATCTATTAACATTCTATATTTCGACTTCATATTCTGCCTTTTTTAAAGTTTTTGATTCAAAAATTACTTTAATACAAAATGTCTTAGATGCAAAAGCTTGGGAAAAAGCTTGGGATGATGGCCTTATTGAAGGTGCTTTCGTTACTCTGATTCCATTTGTATTTCTTGGTCTCGGATACTTAATACATATGTTCTGGGAAAATAAAACCAGAATTAATTACATTAAAATTGGGGTATTATTAGCAATTACCTTTGTATTTGATATCATTTTGGCGTATCAAATTGAATTTAGACTATATAATTTCGAAAAAGTTTTTGACTCTCCGCCATTTGATCTCAAAATTGCTTTTTCTCATGTTCAGTTCTGGGCAATAATTTTTGCCGGATTCATCGTATACATTATCTGGGGGCTCGTATTTGATTTTGTGATGAAAGAGCACCGGGAAAAAGACCGGATTAAAAACGAACAGGAGATCAGGCAGAAAAAAGTGGAGTTCCTGACAGAAAAGGCCAATGCCCTGAAAAAGGAAATTGAAGACATTAATGCCAATATCGGAAGCATCAAAGAATCAGTAATCAAAACCCGGGGCAGGATTGAGGAACTGCAGAATATCATTGACGGAGTAATTATTCCCACGAAAGATTATAAAATGTACGCTTCGGAATATGTTCAGGGCTGGATTACATTCATCGGTGAAAGAATAGCCGTTTCAAGAACTGAAAAACAGATCATGATCGATAGCTGTATTGACACCTACAATACCAATCTGGATACCGTGGGAGCTAATGACAACAACCAGAATTTAGTGTATTTATCATCTTTATAA
- a CDS encoding DUF6804 family protein codes for MKPFFTFCALCCFISIFRLPIEYYNFLRILVSIGALLAIYLFLSSGNKYFSIVFLIILILFNPVFPIYLYRKSIWIPIDTLTGILFLLIAFVERQVLQKEEDITEETPIYTKQLSAPSRDRIINPKQPKEQPANHG; via the coding sequence ATGAAACCATTTTTCACTTTCTGTGCACTCTGCTGTTTCATCAGTATCTTCAGGCTTCCCATAGAATATTATAATTTTTTAAGGATTCTTGTTTCCATCGGCGCTTTACTCGCCATCTACCTTTTTTTAAGCTCGGGGAATAAGTATTTCAGCATCGTATTTCTTATCATCCTTATTCTCTTCAATCCTGTTTTTCCTATTTATCTGTACCGGAAAAGCATATGGATTCCAATTGATACCCTAACGGGAATCCTGTTTCTGCTCATCGCTTTTGTGGAAAGGCAGGTACTGCAAAAGGAAGAAGACATTACCGAAGAAACGCCAATATATACAAAACAGCTGAGCGCACCTTCACGAGACCGGATCATTAACCCTAAACAACCCAAAGAACAACCAGCCAACCATGGATAA
- a CDS encoding TM2 domain-containing protein, translating into MKSKTTAALLALFLGGLGIHRFYLGQTITGILYLAFCWTFIPSFIALIDFFVFIFMSEHRFNFKYNFQKGFKH; encoded by the coding sequence ATGAAATCGAAAACTACCGCCGCACTGCTTGCTCTTTTTCTGGGAGGATTGGGCATCCACAGATTTTATCTGGGACAGACCATAACCGGAATACTGTATCTGGCTTTTTGCTGGACCTTTATTCCTTCTTTCATAGCCCTCATCGATTTTTTTGTTTTCATCTTTATGTCGGAACATCGATTTAATTTTAAATACAATTTTCAGAAAGGATTTAAACATTAA
- a CDS encoding PH domain-containing protein, with translation MNLKKFLNEEQDPQAVEKLLGRINSLLTSQESVEYIAVQKKPVLNLSPDCIALTNRRIIFCRPRNFGLSMDFQDYSWVDVADCHIKEGIIGSVFMMRTTRNLNNMMDYLPKAQARKLYQFAQEIEERMRGVRREKDLETRRASAGGGITVNNATPIITSPHQFQQVKPLMIENEDPFALLQKLKGLAENGIISQEEFEEKKNEILSRV, from the coding sequence ATGAACTTAAAGAAATTTTTAAATGAAGAGCAAGATCCTCAAGCCGTCGAAAAACTTTTGGGAAGAATCAACAGCCTGCTCACCTCTCAGGAATCTGTAGAATATATTGCCGTTCAGAAAAAACCGGTTCTCAACCTGTCCCCGGACTGCATTGCCCTTACCAACAGAAGGATTATATTCTGCAGGCCCAGAAATTTCGGCCTATCGATGGATTTCCAAGATTACAGCTGGGTGGATGTGGCAGACTGTCATATCAAAGAAGGGATTATCGGTTCTGTTTTCATGATGAGGACAACCAGAAACCTCAACAATATGATGGATTATCTTCCGAAAGCACAGGCCAGAAAGCTTTATCAATTTGCACAGGAAATTGAAGAAAGAATGAGAGGCGTAAGAAGAGAGAAGGATCTGGAAACCAGAAGGGCATCTGCAGGAGGAGGCATTACGGTAAATAATGCTACCCCGATTATTACTTCGCCCCATCAGTTTCAGCAGGTAAAACCATTGATGATAGAAAATGAAGATCCTTTTGCCCTGCTGCAAAAGCTGAAAGGTTTAGCGGAAAACGGAATTATTTCTCAAGAAGAATTTGAAGAGAAAAAGAACGAAATTTTATCCAGAGTATAA
- a CDS encoding SH3 domain-containing protein, protein MKKLIPFIIITLSMLFLHSCFKANDNIGHDGRCTGSANCSACTTCSRCGHCGAGGTCSACIVKSPGKSKPQKHKKSESYASSGKKSKKPPKIVIDEVNINIGSNSRNIASIPKIIIYERQSKESNIIERVTKNEKLIWLEKQPHWYKVKVQKSGKIGYVYHNDTKSTKNK, encoded by the coding sequence ATGAAAAAACTAATTCCATTCATCATAATCACCTTAAGCATGCTCTTTTTACACTCATGCTTTAAAGCCAATGACAATATTGGGCACGACGGAAGGTGTACCGGCTCTGCCAACTGTTCTGCCTGCACAACCTGCTCCCGCTGCGGGCATTGTGGTGCCGGCGGAACCTGCAGTGCATGCATTGTAAAATCCCCAGGGAAGAGCAAACCTCAAAAGCACAAAAAATCTGAATCTTATGCCTCCTCAGGAAAAAAATCTAAAAAGCCGCCTAAGATTGTTATTGATGAGGTCAATATCAATATCGGGTCTAACAGCAGGAACATCGCCAGCATTCCAAAAATCATTATTTACGAAAGACAGTCTAAAGAGTCTAACATAATAGAAAGAGTTACGAAAAATGAAAAATTAATCTGGCTTGAAAAACAACCTCACTGGTATAAAGTGAAAGTACAGAAATCCGGCAAAATAGGATATGTATATCATAACGATACAAAATCAACTAAAAACAAATAA
- a CDS encoding type I restriction endonuclease translates to MDLKIKLEQLHQRVAGLKEQIGTEEATKNAFVMPFIQILGYDIFNPTEVVPEHVCDIGTKKGEKVDYVIRHNDVPIFIIECKHWKESADAHNSQLHRYYHVSKTRFGVLTNGIVYNFYTDLEKPNIMDEKPFFTINIEDLKDSSIKILEKFTKKDYNLEEILDSAEALKYIRAIRKEFEKEIEHPSDEMVKLLVSRFFEKPITANRMVPFKEYTRKALATSINESISFRLKSALSINEQMEKQDDAVKTSQPVDENNDSKIVTTEEELEGFQIVKAILREKIPSARIAYRDTLSYFGILLDDNNRKPLCRLHFNTTNKYLETFHNGKETGEKMLLTSLDEIYQYRNQIHQTLENYN, encoded by the coding sequence ATGGATCTTAAAATAAAACTCGAGCAGCTTCACCAGCGGGTTGCCGGCCTGAAAGAACAGATCGGAACCGAAGAAGCGACCAAAAACGCATTCGTTATGCCTTTTATCCAGATTTTAGGATATGACATTTTTAATCCTACGGAAGTGGTTCCTGAGCACGTCTGTGATATCGGGACCAAAAAGGGAGAGAAAGTGGATTACGTGATCCGCCATAATGACGTGCCGATCTTTATTATTGAATGCAAGCACTGGAAAGAAAGCGCCGACGCCCATAACTCCCAGCTCCACCGCTATTACCATGTTTCCAAAACGCGGTTCGGTGTTCTTACCAACGGAATTGTTTATAATTTCTACACCGATCTGGAGAAACCCAATATTATGGATGAAAAGCCTTTCTTCACCATCAATATTGAAGATCTGAAAGACAGCTCGATCAAAATCCTGGAAAAATTTACCAAGAAAGACTATAACCTTGAAGAAATCCTGGATTCTGCGGAAGCCCTGAAATACATCAGGGCGATTCGGAAAGAGTTTGAAAAGGAAATTGAACATCCTTCAGACGAAATGGTAAAGCTCCTGGTCAGCCGCTTCTTTGAAAAACCGATTACGGCCAACCGGATGGTTCCCTTTAAAGAATACACCAGGAAAGCACTGGCTACTTCCATTAACGAATCCATCAGCTTCAGGCTGAAGTCTGCGCTGAGCATCAATGAGCAGATGGAAAAGCAGGATGATGCGGTAAAGACCTCTCAGCCGGTAGACGAAAACAATGATTCAAAAATCGTTACCACAGAAGAAGAGCTGGAAGGCTTCCAGATTGTAAAGGCCATTTTAAGGGAGAAAATTCCTTCTGCAAGAATTGCCTACCGGGATACCCTTTCCTATTTTGGGATTCTGCTGGATGACAACAACAGGAAACCGCTCTGCAGGCTCCACTTCAATACCACAAACAAATACCTGGAAACTTTTCATAATGGGAAAGAGACCGGAGAGAAAATGCTGTTAACAAGCCTTGACGAAATTTATCAGTACCGGAACCAGATCCACCAAACCCTGGAAAATTATAATTAA
- a CDS encoding YegP family protein — MGKFIITQRSNHEYQFSLKAGNGEIILTSEGYIQKASCRKGIDSVKNNAQDDSRYDRRTAVNGKEYFVLKARNGEIIGKSQLYSSKTAMENGIHSVQAHAPSAEIMDQTLKNSHYGS, encoded by the coding sequence ATGGGAAAATTTATCATTACTCAGAGAAGCAATCATGAGTACCAGTTCAGTCTTAAAGCCGGGAACGGTGAAATTATTTTAACCAGCGAAGGCTATATTCAGAAAGCCTCCTGCCGGAAAGGAATAGATTCCGTAAAAAACAATGCGCAGGACGATTCTCGGTACGACAGAAGAACAGCCGTCAACGGAAAGGAATATTTTGTCCTGAAAGCCCGGAACGGGGAAATTATCGGGAAAAGCCAGCTCTACAGTTCAAAAACAGCGATGGAAAACGGGATCCATTCGGTACAGGCCCATGCCCCTTCAGCAGAAATTATGGATCAAACCCTTAAAAACAGCCATTATGGATCTTAA